In the Kribbella sp. NBC_00482 genome, one interval contains:
- a CDS encoding TetR/AcrR family transcriptional regulator translates to MDELQTDETPADATTSGSGGRDRMRAQIVEVAAGLLASGGRDAVSTRAVAAAAGTQAPTIYRLFGDKDGLLAAVLEYGFSTYLADKPPLDSTADPITDLRAGWDLHIGFGLANPALFLLMYADTRPGRRPAAAEAGLAILRTRIRNIGAAGRLRVDEGLAAELVQAAGSGAVLALLAVPQESRDPRLADTMFDALIAAIATDPAHHETADDRARTGVGAVTAANALRARLPELEMLTDGERHVLGEWLARITH, encoded by the coding sequence GTGGACGAGCTGCAAACCGACGAGACGCCGGCCGACGCGACTACGAGCGGTAGCGGTGGGCGGGACCGGATGCGGGCTCAGATCGTCGAGGTTGCGGCGGGGCTTCTTGCGAGTGGTGGGCGGGACGCTGTGTCGACGCGAGCGGTCGCGGCTGCGGCGGGTACGCAGGCGCCGACGATCTACCGGCTGTTCGGCGACAAGGACGGGCTGCTCGCGGCGGTGCTGGAGTACGGGTTCTCGACGTACCTCGCGGACAAGCCGCCCCTCGATTCGACGGCAGACCCGATCACGGACCTCCGCGCGGGATGGGACCTGCACATCGGGTTCGGGCTGGCGAACCCGGCGCTCTTCCTCCTGATGTACGCCGACACGCGGCCGGGCCGGCGCCCCGCCGCAGCCGAGGCCGGGCTGGCGATCCTGCGAACCCGGATCCGCAACATCGGAGCCGCCGGACGGCTGCGCGTCGACGAGGGCCTGGCCGCGGAACTGGTGCAGGCGGCCGGTTCAGGCGCCGTACTAGCACTGCTAGCCGTCCCCCAGGAGAGCCGCGATCCGCGGCTGGCGGACACGATGTTCGACGCCTTGATCGCAGCAATCGCAACAGACCCAGCACACCACGAGACCGCGGATGACAGGGCGCGGACGGGTGTGGGGGCGGTGACGGCTGCGAATGCGTTGCGAGCGCGGTTACCGGAGCTTGAGATGCTGACTGATGGCGAGCGTCACGTGCTTGGTGAGTGGCTCGCCCGCATCACCCATTGA
- a CDS encoding cobalt-precorrin-6A reductase codes for MKVLLLGGTGEARELAGLLSGAGVDVVSSLAGRTTDARVPVGEVRVGGFGGAGGLAGWLREHSVDAVIDATHPFAANITANAFAATREIGTPLLVLRRLGWIAEPDDDWHWVETASAAAELLPELGKRAFLTIGRQGLDAFAGTGLWTLARCVDPPEPRPTWCTLILARGPFTLVDEETILRDHGIDVLVTKDSGGPATAAKLTAARRLGIPVILIRRPPLPAGVAVVETVAEVVQWVMRASHSPST; via the coding sequence ATGAAGGTTCTGTTGCTCGGCGGGACGGGGGAGGCTCGCGAGCTGGCGGGCCTGCTGTCCGGCGCCGGGGTCGACGTGGTGTCGTCGCTTGCCGGGCGGACAACCGATGCGCGGGTGCCGGTTGGTGAGGTGCGGGTCGGCGGGTTCGGTGGAGCGGGCGGGCTCGCGGGTTGGTTGCGGGAGCATTCGGTTGATGCGGTGATCGATGCGACGCATCCGTTCGCGGCGAACATCACTGCGAATGCGTTTGCTGCGACGCGCGAGATCGGTACGCCCCTGCTGGTGCTGCGGCGGCTGGGGTGGATCGCGGAGCCTGACGACGATTGGCATTGGGTCGAGACCGCGTCCGCTGCTGCTGAGTTGTTGCCGGAGCTCGGGAAGCGGGCGTTTCTCACGATCGGCCGGCAGGGGCTGGATGCCTTCGCTGGTACCGGGTTGTGGACGCTCGCTCGGTGCGTCGACCCGCCCGAACCCCGTCCCACCTGGTGCACGCTGATCCTTGCCCGCGGCCCCTTCACCCTCGTTGACGAGGAGACGATCCTCCGCGACCACGGCATCGACGTACTGGTCACCAAGGACAGCGGCGGCCCCGCCACAGCCGCCAAACTCACCGCAGCCCGCCGACTCGGAATCCCCGTAATCCTGATCCGCCGCCCACCCCTGCCTGCGGGAGTTGCGGTGGTCGAGACGGTCGCGGAGGTCGTTCAATGGGTGATGCGGGCGAGCCACTCACCAAGCACGTGA
- the cobM gene encoding precorrin-4 C(11)-methyltransferase, which yields MTVHFIGAGPGAADLITVRGRDLIASSPVCLYAGALVPVELLDHCPPGARKVDTANLTLDEIVTELATAHTAGLDVARLHSGDPSVFSAMAEQMRRLDTLEIPYDVTPGVPAYAAAAATLGRELTVPEVGQTVVLTRIGGSASAMPAGEDLTTLGASQATIVLHLAVQQIDRVVEELVPNYGADCPVAVVARASRDDEVVLRGTLADIAEQVKSAGVRRTAVIIVGKVLSATAFRDSHLYSADRSR from the coding sequence GTGACGGTCCACTTCATCGGTGCCGGACCCGGTGCGGCAGACCTGATCACAGTCCGCGGCCGCGACCTGATCGCCTCTTCACCTGTCTGTCTGTACGCCGGTGCGCTCGTACCGGTCGAACTACTCGACCACTGCCCGCCCGGCGCCCGCAAGGTCGACACCGCGAACCTGACCCTCGACGAGATCGTCACCGAACTCGCCACCGCGCACACCGCCGGCCTCGACGTCGCCCGCCTGCATTCCGGCGACCCGTCCGTCTTCAGCGCAATGGCCGAACAGATGCGCCGCCTCGACACCCTCGAGATCCCGTACGACGTGACGCCCGGCGTACCGGCGTACGCCGCGGCCGCCGCCACCCTCGGCCGCGAGCTGACCGTTCCGGAGGTCGGGCAGACCGTCGTCCTCACCCGGATCGGCGGCAGCGCCAGCGCGATGCCGGCCGGCGAGGACCTGACGACGCTCGGCGCGAGTCAGGCGACGATCGTTCTGCATCTTGCCGTGCAGCAGATCGATCGCGTGGTCGAGGAACTCGTCCCGAACTACGGCGCGGACTGCCCGGTCGCGGTCGTCGCGCGTGCCTCCCGCGACGACGAAGTCGTGCTGCGCGGGACGCTTGCTGATATCGCGGAGCAGGTGAAGTCTGCGGGCGTTCGCCGTACCGCCGTCATCATCGTCGGAAAGGTGCTGTCGGCAACGGCCTTTCGGGACAGTCATCTCTACTCGGCCGATCGGTCTCGATGA